One part of the Corynebacterium aurimucosum ATCC 700975 genome encodes these proteins:
- a CDS encoding glycoside hydrolase family 3 N-terminal domain-containing protein, translated as MKKAMPALLLSAICALSACSTEPELSDAPPSETSAAASSDAAPQDAAPEDVRARAAAKLMPPALNYEDARAKLEAGVGGLFIPSWADPELLSDGPRGVNALREEMGRDFEVSIDFEGGRVQRFSEILGDYPSPQAMAEGHSPEEVEALATEIGHSLRAHGVTVDFAPVLDVDGGDLEVVGDRAFSTDPAAAGEYGAAFARGLQAAGVKAVFKHFPGHGRASGDTHLGEAVTPPLEELSGHEFVPFHTAIPQAPEAAIMMGHLVVPGLGEEPASLNPRAYQLAREELDFEGTIYTDDLGGMASISENFSVPEAVAAALAAGADMPLWSTDEDINAVIDAAAEVVAQQERD; from the coding sequence ATGAAAAAAGCAATGCCCGCCCTCCTGTTGAGTGCTATCTGTGCGCTAAGCGCGTGCAGTACGGAGCCTGAGCTTTCCGACGCCCCGCCTAGCGAAACCAGCGCCGCGGCGTCTAGCGATGCGGCACCACAGGATGCCGCGCCTGAAGACGTTCGTGCCCGCGCCGCCGCCAAGCTCATGCCGCCGGCGCTGAACTACGAGGATGCCCGCGCTAAGCTCGAGGCCGGCGTGGGCGGGCTCTTCATCCCCAGCTGGGCCGACCCGGAGCTGCTGAGCGATGGCCCGCGGGGAGTGAACGCTTTGCGTGAGGAGATGGGCCGCGACTTTGAGGTCTCCATCGACTTCGAGGGCGGGCGTGTGCAGCGCTTCTCCGAAATATTGGGAGACTACCCCTCCCCGCAGGCCATGGCGGAGGGCCATAGCCCGGAAGAGGTCGAGGCCCTGGCCACGGAGATCGGGCACAGCCTGCGCGCCCACGGCGTGACGGTGGACTTCGCCCCCGTGCTCGACGTGGATGGGGGAGACTTGGAGGTCGTCGGCGACCGCGCCTTCTCCACCGACCCGGCGGCCGCCGGTGAGTATGGCGCGGCCTTTGCCCGCGGGCTGCAGGCTGCCGGTGTGAAGGCCGTGTTCAAACACTTCCCGGGCCACGGCCGCGCCTCCGGGGATACGCACCTGGGTGAGGCCGTGACCCCGCCGTTAGAAGAGCTCTCTGGTCACGAGTTCGTGCCTTTCCACACGGCAATCCCGCAAGCCCCGGAAGCAGCGATCATGATGGGCCACCTCGTGGTTCCAGGCCTCGGCGAGGAGCCCGCCTCCCTCAACCCGCGGGCCTACCAGCTCGCCCGCGAGGAGCTGGACTTTGAGGGCACCATTTACACCGATGACCTGGGCGGAATGGCGTCCATCTCGGAGAACTTCAGCGTGCCGGAGGCCGTGGCCGCAGCCCTTGCCGCAGGTGCCGATATGCCGCTGTGGTCCACCGACGAGGACATTAACGCGGTCATTGATGCAGCTGCCGAAGTCGTGGCCCAACAGGAGCGCGACTAG
- a CDS encoding universal stress protein produces MNNGETMLIAYDGSDRADRALEYAARLLRPTDVEILTAWEPSARQAARAVSRTGLHQSTVSPDSVEDDPAYEEALAICRQGIAKAETLGLRGHAHLVESVTTIQSAIVDAAQELDIDVIVTGTRALTGFRSLWNNSTAEYIVRNAGLPVFIVPPENDDEDDAAESDS; encoded by the coding sequence ATGAATAACGGAGAGACCATGCTCATTGCCTATGACGGCTCCGACCGCGCCGACCGCGCCCTCGAGTACGCCGCGCGGCTCCTGCGCCCCACCGACGTCGAAATCCTCACCGCCTGGGAGCCCTCCGCGCGCCAGGCCGCCCGCGCCGTCAGCCGCACCGGGCTGCACCAGTCCACGGTCTCGCCGGACAGCGTGGAGGATGATCCGGCCTACGAGGAAGCCCTCGCCATCTGCCGCCAGGGCATCGCCAAGGCGGAGACCCTGGGTCTGCGGGGCCATGCCCACCTGGTGGAATCCGTAACGACGATTCAGAGCGCGATTGTCGACGCCGCCCAAGAACTCGACATCGACGTCATCGTCACCGGTACCCGCGCGCTCACTGGCTTCCGCTCTTTGTGGAACAACTCCACCGCAGAGTACATCGTGCGCAATGCGGGTCTGCCGGTGTTCATCGTGCCGCCGGAGAACGACGATGAGGACGACGCGGCAGAAAGCGACTCCTAA
- a CDS encoding DUF2613 domain-containing protein: protein MAFDSDSLNKRTLGPALGSAVVGVALGVVTILGIAQFSQADAVPNDNSVKASDAVMGGPEYGSRE, encoded by the coding sequence ATGGCATTCGACAGCGATTCACTCAACAAGCGCACCCTGGGCCCGGCCCTGGGCAGCGCGGTCGTTGGCGTAGCGCTGGGGGTCGTGACCATCCTGGGCATCGCCCAGTTCTCGCAGGCAGATGCCGTTCCAAACGATAATTCCGTCAAGGCCTCCGACGCCGTGATGGGCGGGCCGGAGTACGGCTCCCGCGAGTAG